In Tindallia magadiensis, one DNA window encodes the following:
- a CDS encoding cupin domain-containing protein, which translates to MIISHVQETEKKNVNHPDASQASMKVLISPNEGWEGHVMRLMELRPGGFTPRHEHPWPHINYMVKGKGTLFMDGKEHPVSAGSYAYVPANKKHQFRNDGSEPFEFICIVPEEGHQ; encoded by the coding sequence ATGATTATTTCTCATGTTCAAGAAACAGAAAAGAAAAATGTAAATCATCCGGACGCCAGTCAGGCATCGATGAAAGTGCTTATATCACCTAATGAAGGTTGGGAAGGGCACGTAATGAGATTAATGGAACTGAGACCGGGTGGGTTTACACCAAGGCATGAACATCCATGGCCGCATATTAATTACATGGTTAAAGGGAAAGGAACTTTGTTCATGGATGGGAAAGAACATCCTGTCAGCGCTGGTTCCTATGCCTATGTACCAGCTAATAAAAAACATCAATTCAGAAATGATGGCAGTGAACCCTTTGAGTTTATCTGTATTGTACCTGAGGAAGGACATCAATAA
- a CDS encoding THUMP domain-containing class I SAM-dependent RNA methyltransferase — MKKNSDERSKITLMATAAFGLEAIVSREIKSLGYEVVETENGRVTFTGPVEAICRSNLWLRTAERVLLKVGEFQAKTFDELFEKTKALDWSQWIPENGKFPVIGKSIKSQLGSVPDCQAIVKKAVVESMKKKYRKEWFEEKESEYRIEVALLKDKVTLTIDTSGEGLHKRGYRRSTHQAPLKETLASALIQLSFWKPERVLIDPFCGSGTIPIEAALIGKNLAPGMNRDFISESWPWIPAEEWRQARKETHDVANFDQSIQIQGFDTDERALNSARYYAQEAFLEDEIHFEKRDFRELRSRYYYGCVITNPPYGERMGEEEEIRQLYREFGEVLKPLETWSKYILTAYPDLEEDFGKKADRRRKLYNGRIMCQYYQYQGPRPPKKQED, encoded by the coding sequence GTGAAAAAGAATAGTGATGAAAGATCTAAAATAACCTTAATGGCAACGGCGGCTTTTGGTTTGGAAGCTATTGTATCAAGAGAAATAAAAAGCCTAGGATATGAAGTAGTAGAAACAGAGAACGGCCGTGTTACTTTTACAGGACCGGTAGAAGCAATCTGTAGAAGCAATCTTTGGCTGAGAACCGCAGAGAGAGTTTTGCTGAAAGTCGGCGAGTTTCAGGCAAAAACCTTCGATGAACTTTTTGAAAAAACCAAAGCTTTGGACTGGAGCCAATGGATTCCGGAAAATGGAAAGTTTCCTGTTATTGGAAAATCGATCAAATCTCAGTTAGGCAGTGTTCCTGACTGCCAGGCGATTGTGAAAAAAGCCGTCGTTGAAAGCATGAAAAAGAAATATCGAAAAGAATGGTTTGAAGAAAAAGAAAGTGAGTACCGGATAGAAGTGGCTCTCTTGAAAGATAAAGTTACATTAACAATTGATACAAGTGGGGAAGGCCTTCATAAAAGAGGCTATAGAAGAAGTACGCATCAAGCTCCATTAAAAGAAACACTTGCATCGGCCTTGATTCAGCTTAGCTTTTGGAAGCCAGAAAGAGTGTTGATTGACCCCTTCTGTGGTTCAGGAACCATTCCGATTGAAGCGGCACTCATAGGAAAAAATTTGGCACCGGGAATGAATCGAGATTTTATTTCAGAATCCTGGCCCTGGATACCAGCGGAAGAATGGCGACAAGCCCGAAAAGAAACCCACGATGTTGCTAATTTCGACCAGTCAATTCAAATACAGGGATTTGACACGGATGAGAGAGCATTAAATTCAGCTCGATACTATGCACAGGAAGCCTTTCTAGAGGATGAAATTCATTTTGAAAAAAGAGATTTTAGAGAATTGCGTTCACGCTATTATTACGGATGCGTTATTACCAATCCTCCTTATGGTGAGCGAATGGGTGAAGAAGAAGAAATCAGACAGCTTTACAGAGAATTTGGAGAAGTGTTAAAACCTTTGGAAACGTGGTCTAAGTATATCCTTACAGCTTATCCGGACTTAGAGGAAGATTTTGGAAAGAAAGCAGATCGAAGAAGAAAGCTATACAATGGAAGAATCATGTGCCAGTATTACCAATATCAGGGTCCAAGACCACCTAAAAAACAGGAGGATTAG
- a CDS encoding sigma-54 interaction domain-containing protein translates to MDSLLSKEDMEAVLDILDEGIQVVNLEGIIVYCNEAAAELDSLKKEEVVGKHILEIYPSLTKETSTLIESLKTGKAIYHYQQDFLNYKGSKITTVNSTIPLHKNGQLVGALELSRNITQVRELSERLVDLQEKIYAQKPSVSKAVKGTARYTFDDIIGESPEIIKLKHQSMKAAATHSSVIVYGNTGTGKELIVQAIHNASERRKKPFIAQNCAAIPAALLESILFGTVKGSFTGADHRPGLFELANEGTLFLDEINSMPMELQAKLLRVLEERSIRRVGDIKTREVNVRIIAAMNMDPFQAVHEKKLREDLFYRLNVVSLRLPDLMERENDFSVLLTHFINNFNRKLSKNILGVTPEALQKLKNHSWPGNVRELENIIEGMMNVMEGQWIKIEDLPYYLQRGKGEEKDLGTEIVLGAHTSLRELMNSVEKQVIASVFEEEKGNITKTAERLSVPRQTLQYRLSKLGIELEKEK, encoded by the coding sequence TTGGATAGTTTGTTGAGCAAAGAAGATATGGAAGCTGTTTTAGATATTTTGGATGAAGGAATTCAGGTGGTAAATCTGGAAGGGATCATTGTCTATTGCAATGAAGCGGCGGCAGAATTGGACAGTCTGAAAAAAGAAGAAGTGGTTGGGAAACATATTCTTGAAATATACCCTTCCCTAACGAAAGAGACCAGTACATTAATAGAATCCTTAAAGACAGGAAAAGCCATTTATCACTATCAACAAGATTTTTTGAACTATAAGGGAAGTAAAATAACAACTGTAAACAGTACGATTCCACTTCATAAAAATGGACAATTAGTAGGAGCTTTGGAGCTATCCAGAAACATTACTCAGGTTAGAGAACTTTCAGAGCGTTTAGTAGATCTGCAGGAAAAAATATATGCACAGAAACCTTCTGTATCAAAAGCTGTAAAAGGAACAGCCAGATACACTTTTGATGATATTATTGGAGAGAGTCCGGAGATTATTAAGCTGAAGCATCAATCAATGAAAGCTGCCGCTACTCATTCTTCGGTGATTGTATACGGAAATACAGGGACCGGAAAAGAGTTGATCGTACAGGCTATTCACAATGCCAGTGAAAGACGGAAAAAGCCATTTATTGCACAAAACTGTGCGGCGATTCCTGCAGCACTGCTGGAAAGCATTCTTTTCGGAACGGTGAAAGGAAGCTTCACCGGTGCTGATCATCGGCCAGGTCTATTTGAATTGGCTAATGAAGGGACTTTGTTTTTAGATGAAATAAATTCAATGCCCATGGAACTGCAGGCAAAGTTACTTCGTGTATTAGAAGAAAGATCAATCAGACGGGTGGGAGATATTAAAACCCGGGAAGTCAATGTGCGCATTATAGCGGCGATGAATATGGACCCTTTCCAAGCTGTTCATGAGAAAAAACTAAGAGAAGATTTGTTTTACCGCCTTAATGTGGTGTCTTTACGGTTACCGGATTTGATGGAAAGAGAAAATGATTTTTCTGTATTATTGACGCATTTTATTAATAATTTTAATCGTAAGCTAAGTAAAAATATTCTAGGCGTGACACCGGAAGCTTTGCAAAAACTTAAAAATCATTCTTGGCCCGGGAACGTGAGGGAATTGGAAAATATCATTGAAGGCATGATGAATGTGATGGAAGGCCAATGGATTAAAATAGAGGATTTGCCCTATTACTTGCAAAGAGGAAAAGGAGAAGAAAAGGATTTGGGAACAGAAATTGTGTTGGGGGCGCATACTTCTCTCCGGGAATTGATGAATAGCGTAGAAAAACAAGTAATTGCCAGTGTGTTTGAAGAGGAAAAAGGCAATATCACAAAAACGGCGGAAAGGCTTTCTGTACCTCGACAGACACTTCAATATCGATTAAGCAAGTTGGGGATAGAGTTAGAAAAAGAAAAGTAG